The Phyllopteryx taeniolatus isolate TA_2022b chromosome 14, UOR_Ptae_1.2, whole genome shotgun sequence genome has a window encoding:
- the dnaaf11 gene encoding dynein axonemal assembly factor 11 isoform X2, with the protein MVYITEDLIRRRAEHNECEIFSLEEVSLHQQDIERIEHIERWCRDLKILYLQNNLIPRIENVGRLKKLEYLNLALNNILVIENLEGCENLQKLDLTVNFVGRLSSVETLKQNIHLSQLFLVGNPCTLFEGYRKYVVATLPQLKGVVRLSPEVSWDRLQRTTTLNRMSGIENGWMDKCLDGTAITRSEVIAANQGLEELKRRVMEQEDQYLRKNAQQKEEEEANRKQAADRAGSRDGASDSEEKQEEATESDEERREKEFWHTPCPFTPESRLEAHRHLEAKRMAKEKGNERKVKPPRTLITADGRVLNVNEPKLDFSLTEDDNNSRIVLDLAVYRGEKFCLPLTPHPRAPHESPALHRHMDTSLMDVDVQPTYVKVSVKGKIFQLVLPAEVKPDSSIAQRSQTTGHLLLHMPRAQGEIKATKAARPSKDGRHLHCSLSDKRRPVQGVPRLSSRVTCNSLQHAHDPREDKRYGKWIDGKTNPWATGTFCYKEIKEAFRSREAGSGRQRNRGHR; encoded by the exons ATGGTTTACA TCACAGAAGATCTGATCCGGCGTCGCGCCGAGCACAACGAGTGTGAGATCTTCTCCCTGGAGGAGGTCTCCCTGCACCAACAGGATATTGAGAGGATTGAGCACATCGAGCGTTGGTGCAGGGACCTGAAGATCCTCTACTTGCAGAACAACCTCATACCCCGGATCG AGAACGTAGGCCGCCTCAAGAAGCTGGAGTACTTGAACCTGGCCTTGAACAACATACTAGTCATTGAAAACCTGGAAG GCTGCGAGAATCTCCAAAAGTTGGACCTGACTGTCAACTTCGTGGGGCGTTTGAGCAGCGTGGAGACCCTGAAACAAAACATCCACTTGTCTCAACTCTTCTTGGTGGGGAACCCCTGCACGCTCTTTGAAGGATACCGGAAATACGTCGTAGCGACACTACCGCAACTCAAG ggtgtagtccgcctttcgcccgaagtcagctgggataggctccagcgcaccacgaccctgaacaggatgagcggcattgagaatggatggatggacaag TGTCTCGACGGCACGGCGATAACGCGGTCGGAGGTCATCGCAGCCAATCAGGGCCTGGAGGAGCTGAAGAGGCGTGTTATGGAGCAGGAGGACCAATACCTGAGGAAGAACGCCCAgcagaaggaagaggaggaggccaaCAGGAAGCAGGCTGCAGATCGGGCAGGAAGTCGGGACGG TGCTTCTGACTCAGAGGAGAAGCAGGAGGAGGCGACAGAGTCGGATGAAGAGCGACGGGAGAAGGAATTTTGGCACACACCGTGTCCCTTTACCCCGGAATCGCGCCTGGAGGCTCACCGGCACCTGGAGGCCAAAAGAATGGCCAAGGAGAA AGGTAACGAAAGGAAAGTGAAGCCCCCGAGAACCCTGATAACTGCTGATGGACGAGTCCTGAATGTCAATGAGCCCAA ACTGGACTTCTCTCTGACGGAAGATGACAACAACAGCAGGATTGTCTTAGACTTGGCAGTGTACAG AGGTGAAAAATTTTGTCTCCCTTTGACACCCCACCCCCGTGCCCCCCACGAATCCCCTGCCCTCCACAGGCACATGGACACCTCCTTGATGGACGTGGACGTGCAGCCAACATACGTCAAAGTCTCCGTCAAAGGAAAA ATATTTCAGCTGGTTCTGCCGGCTGAGGTCAAGCCCGACAGCTCGATAGCTCAGAGGTCTCAGACCACGGGACACTTGTTGCTCCACATGCCCAGG GCTCAAGGTGAAATCAAGGCGACAAAAGCTGCACGTCCGTCCAAAGATGGCCGCCACCTCCACTGCAGCTTGTCTGACAAGAG gcgaccagttcagggtgtaccccgcctctcgtccagagtcaCCTGCAATagcctccagcatgcccacgaccctcgtgaggataagcgatacggaaaatggatagatggaaagacaAACCcatgggccacaggaaccttttgctacaAGGAAATCAAA GAAGCATTCCGTTCCAGAGAGGCTGGAAGTGGACGCCAGCGGAACCGTGGACATCGCTAA
- the dnaaf11 gene encoding dynein axonemal assembly factor 11 isoform X5 encodes MVYITEDLIRRRAEHNECEIFSLEEVSLHQQDIERIEHIERWCRDLKILYLQNNLIPRIENVGRLKKLEYLNLALNNILVIENLEGCENLQKLDLTVNFVGRLSSVETLKQNIHLSQLFLVGNPCTLFEGYRKYVVATLPQLKGVVRLSPEVSWDRLQRTTTLNRMSGIENGWMDKCLDGTAITRSEVIAANQGLEELKRRVMEQEDQYLRKNAQQKEEEEANRKQAADRAGSRDGASDSEEKQEEATESDEERREKEFWHTPCPFTPESRLEAHRHLEAKRMAKEKGNERKVKPPRTLITADGRVLNVNEPKLDFSLTEDDNNSRIVLDLAVYRHMDTSLMDVDVQPTYVKVSVKGKIFQLVLPAEVKPDSSIAQRSQTTGHLLLHMPRAQGEIKATKAARPSKDGRHLHCSLSDKRRPVQGVPRLSSRVTCNSLQHAHDPREDKRYGKWIDGKTNPWATGTFCYKEIKEAFRSREAGSGRQRNRGHR; translated from the exons ATGGTTTACA TCACAGAAGATCTGATCCGGCGTCGCGCCGAGCACAACGAGTGTGAGATCTTCTCCCTGGAGGAGGTCTCCCTGCACCAACAGGATATTGAGAGGATTGAGCACATCGAGCGTTGGTGCAGGGACCTGAAGATCCTCTACTTGCAGAACAACCTCATACCCCGGATCG AGAACGTAGGCCGCCTCAAGAAGCTGGAGTACTTGAACCTGGCCTTGAACAACATACTAGTCATTGAAAACCTGGAAG GCTGCGAGAATCTCCAAAAGTTGGACCTGACTGTCAACTTCGTGGGGCGTTTGAGCAGCGTGGAGACCCTGAAACAAAACATCCACTTGTCTCAACTCTTCTTGGTGGGGAACCCCTGCACGCTCTTTGAAGGATACCGGAAATACGTCGTAGCGACACTACCGCAACTCAAG ggtgtagtccgcctttcgcccgaagtcagctgggataggctccagcgcaccacgaccctgaacaggatgagcggcattgagaatggatggatggacaag TGTCTCGACGGCACGGCGATAACGCGGTCGGAGGTCATCGCAGCCAATCAGGGCCTGGAGGAGCTGAAGAGGCGTGTTATGGAGCAGGAGGACCAATACCTGAGGAAGAACGCCCAgcagaaggaagaggaggaggccaaCAGGAAGCAGGCTGCAGATCGGGCAGGAAGTCGGGACGG TGCTTCTGACTCAGAGGAGAAGCAGGAGGAGGCGACAGAGTCGGATGAAGAGCGACGGGAGAAGGAATTTTGGCACACACCGTGTCCCTTTACCCCGGAATCGCGCCTGGAGGCTCACCGGCACCTGGAGGCCAAAAGAATGGCCAAGGAGAA AGGTAACGAAAGGAAAGTGAAGCCCCCGAGAACCCTGATAACTGCTGATGGACGAGTCCTGAATGTCAATGAGCCCAA ACTGGACTTCTCTCTGACGGAAGATGACAACAACAGCAGGATTGTCTTAGACTTGGCAGTGTACAG GCACATGGACACCTCCTTGATGGACGTGGACGTGCAGCCAACATACGTCAAAGTCTCCGTCAAAGGAAAA ATATTTCAGCTGGTTCTGCCGGCTGAGGTCAAGCCCGACAGCTCGATAGCTCAGAGGTCTCAGACCACGGGACACTTGTTGCTCCACATGCCCAGG GCTCAAGGTGAAATCAAGGCGACAAAAGCTGCACGTCCGTCCAAAGATGGCCGCCACCTCCACTGCAGCTTGTCTGACAAGAG gcgaccagttcagggtgtaccccgcctctcgtccagagtcaCCTGCAATagcctccagcatgcccacgaccctcgtgaggataagcgatacggaaaatggatagatggaaagacaAACCcatgggccacaggaaccttttgctacaAGGAAATCAAA GAAGCATTCCGTTCCAGAGAGGCTGGAAGTGGACGCCAGCGGAACCGTGGACATCGCTAA
- the dnaaf11 gene encoding dynein axonemal assembly factor 11 isoform X4, which yields MVYITEDLIRRRAEHNECEIFSLEEVSLHQQDIERIEHIERWCRDLKILYLQNNLIPRIENVGRLKKLEYLNLALNNILVIENLEGCENLQKLDLTVNFVGRLSSVETLKQNIHLSQLFLVGNPCTLFEGYRKYVVATLPQLKGVVRLSPEVSWDRLQRTTTLNRMSGIENGWMDKCLDGTAITRSEVIAANQGLEELKRRVMEQEDQYLRKNAQQKEEEEANRKQAADRAGSRDGASDSEEKQEEATESDEERREKEFWHTPCPFTPESRLEAHRHLEAKRMAKEKGNERKVKPPRTLITADGRVLNVNEPKYDYILDFSLTEDDNNSRIVLDLAVYRHMDTSLMDVDVQPTYVKVSVKGKIFQLVLPAEVKPDSSIAQRSQTTGHLLLHMPRAQGEIKATKAARPSKDGRHLHCSLSDKRRPVQGVPRLSSRVTCNSLQHAHDPREDKRYGKWIDGKTNPWATGTFCYKEIKEAFRSREAGSGRQRNRGHR from the exons ATGGTTTACA TCACAGAAGATCTGATCCGGCGTCGCGCCGAGCACAACGAGTGTGAGATCTTCTCCCTGGAGGAGGTCTCCCTGCACCAACAGGATATTGAGAGGATTGAGCACATCGAGCGTTGGTGCAGGGACCTGAAGATCCTCTACTTGCAGAACAACCTCATACCCCGGATCG AGAACGTAGGCCGCCTCAAGAAGCTGGAGTACTTGAACCTGGCCTTGAACAACATACTAGTCATTGAAAACCTGGAAG GCTGCGAGAATCTCCAAAAGTTGGACCTGACTGTCAACTTCGTGGGGCGTTTGAGCAGCGTGGAGACCCTGAAACAAAACATCCACTTGTCTCAACTCTTCTTGGTGGGGAACCCCTGCACGCTCTTTGAAGGATACCGGAAATACGTCGTAGCGACACTACCGCAACTCAAG ggtgtagtccgcctttcgcccgaagtcagctgggataggctccagcgcaccacgaccctgaacaggatgagcggcattgagaatggatggatggacaag TGTCTCGACGGCACGGCGATAACGCGGTCGGAGGTCATCGCAGCCAATCAGGGCCTGGAGGAGCTGAAGAGGCGTGTTATGGAGCAGGAGGACCAATACCTGAGGAAGAACGCCCAgcagaaggaagaggaggaggccaaCAGGAAGCAGGCTGCAGATCGGGCAGGAAGTCGGGACGG TGCTTCTGACTCAGAGGAGAAGCAGGAGGAGGCGACAGAGTCGGATGAAGAGCGACGGGAGAAGGAATTTTGGCACACACCGTGTCCCTTTACCCCGGAATCGCGCCTGGAGGCTCACCGGCACCTGGAGGCCAAAAGAATGGCCAAGGAGAA AGGTAACGAAAGGAAAGTGAAGCCCCCGAGAACCCTGATAACTGCTGATGGACGAGTCCTGAATGTCAATGAGCCCAAGTATGACTAtat ACTGGACTTCTCTCTGACGGAAGATGACAACAACAGCAGGATTGTCTTAGACTTGGCAGTGTACAG GCACATGGACACCTCCTTGATGGACGTGGACGTGCAGCCAACATACGTCAAAGTCTCCGTCAAAGGAAAA ATATTTCAGCTGGTTCTGCCGGCTGAGGTCAAGCCCGACAGCTCGATAGCTCAGAGGTCTCAGACCACGGGACACTTGTTGCTCCACATGCCCAGG GCTCAAGGTGAAATCAAGGCGACAAAAGCTGCACGTCCGTCCAAAGATGGCCGCCACCTCCACTGCAGCTTGTCTGACAAGAG gcgaccagttcagggtgtaccccgcctctcgtccagagtcaCCTGCAATagcctccagcatgcccacgaccctcgtgaggataagcgatacggaaaatggatagatggaaagacaAACCcatgggccacaggaaccttttgctacaAGGAAATCAAA GAAGCATTCCGTTCCAGAGAGGCTGGAAGTGGACGCCAGCGGAACCGTGGACATCGCTAA
- the dnaaf11 gene encoding dynein axonemal assembly factor 11 isoform X6, translated as MVYITEDLIRRRAEHNECEIFSLEEVSLHQQDIERIEHIERWCRDLKILYLQNNLIPRIENVGRLKKLEYLNLALNNILVIENLEGCENLQKLDLTVNFVGRLSSVETLKQNIHLSQLFLVGNPCTLFEGYRKYVVATLPQLKGVVRLSPEVSWDRLQRTTTLNRMSGIENGWMDKCLDGTAITRSEVIAANQGLEELKRRVMEQEDQYLRKNAQQKEEEEANRKQAADRAGSRDGASDSEEKQEEATESDEERREKEFWHTPCPFTPESRLEAHRHLEAKRMAKEKGNERKVKPPRTLITADGRVLNVNEPKYDYILDFSLTEDDNNSRIVLDLAVYRGEKFCLPLTPHPRAPHESPALHRHMDTSLMDVDVQPTYVKVSVKGKAQGEIKATKAARPSKDGRHLHCSLSDKRRPVQGVPRLSSRVTCNSLQHAHDPREDKRYGKWIDGKTNPWATGTFCYKEIKEAFRSREAGSGRQRNRGHR; from the exons ATGGTTTACA TCACAGAAGATCTGATCCGGCGTCGCGCCGAGCACAACGAGTGTGAGATCTTCTCCCTGGAGGAGGTCTCCCTGCACCAACAGGATATTGAGAGGATTGAGCACATCGAGCGTTGGTGCAGGGACCTGAAGATCCTCTACTTGCAGAACAACCTCATACCCCGGATCG AGAACGTAGGCCGCCTCAAGAAGCTGGAGTACTTGAACCTGGCCTTGAACAACATACTAGTCATTGAAAACCTGGAAG GCTGCGAGAATCTCCAAAAGTTGGACCTGACTGTCAACTTCGTGGGGCGTTTGAGCAGCGTGGAGACCCTGAAACAAAACATCCACTTGTCTCAACTCTTCTTGGTGGGGAACCCCTGCACGCTCTTTGAAGGATACCGGAAATACGTCGTAGCGACACTACCGCAACTCAAG ggtgtagtccgcctttcgcccgaagtcagctgggataggctccagcgcaccacgaccctgaacaggatgagcggcattgagaatggatggatggacaag TGTCTCGACGGCACGGCGATAACGCGGTCGGAGGTCATCGCAGCCAATCAGGGCCTGGAGGAGCTGAAGAGGCGTGTTATGGAGCAGGAGGACCAATACCTGAGGAAGAACGCCCAgcagaaggaagaggaggaggccaaCAGGAAGCAGGCTGCAGATCGGGCAGGAAGTCGGGACGG TGCTTCTGACTCAGAGGAGAAGCAGGAGGAGGCGACAGAGTCGGATGAAGAGCGACGGGAGAAGGAATTTTGGCACACACCGTGTCCCTTTACCCCGGAATCGCGCCTGGAGGCTCACCGGCACCTGGAGGCCAAAAGAATGGCCAAGGAGAA AGGTAACGAAAGGAAAGTGAAGCCCCCGAGAACCCTGATAACTGCTGATGGACGAGTCCTGAATGTCAATGAGCCCAAGTATGACTAtat ACTGGACTTCTCTCTGACGGAAGATGACAACAACAGCAGGATTGTCTTAGACTTGGCAGTGTACAG AGGTGAAAAATTTTGTCTCCCTTTGACACCCCACCCCCGTGCCCCCCACGAATCCCCTGCCCTCCACAGGCACATGGACACCTCCTTGATGGACGTGGACGTGCAGCCAACATACGTCAAAGTCTCCGTCAAAGGAAAA GCTCAAGGTGAAATCAAGGCGACAAAAGCTGCACGTCCGTCCAAAGATGGCCGCCACCTCCACTGCAGCTTGTCTGACAAGAG gcgaccagttcagggtgtaccccgcctctcgtccagagtcaCCTGCAATagcctccagcatgcccacgaccctcgtgaggataagcgatacggaaaatggatagatggaaagacaAACCcatgggccacaggaaccttttgctacaAGGAAATCAAA GAAGCATTCCGTTCCAGAGAGGCTGGAAGTGGACGCCAGCGGAACCGTGGACATCGCTAA
- the dnaaf11 gene encoding dynein axonemal assembly factor 11 isoform X7, whose translation MVYITEDLIRRRAEHNECEIFSLEEVSLHQQDIERIEHIERWCRDLKILYLQNNLIPRIENVGRLKKLEYLNLALNNILVIENLEGCENLQKLDLTVNFVGRLSSVETLKQNIHLSQLFLVGNPCTLFEGYRKYVVATLPQLKCLDGTAITRSEVIAANQGLEELKRRVMEQEDQYLRKNAQQKEEEEANRKQAADRAGSRDGASDSEEKQEEATESDEERREKEFWHTPCPFTPESRLEAHRHLEAKRMAKEKGNERKVKPPRTLITADGRVLNVNEPKYDYILDFSLTEDDNNSRIVLDLAVYRGEKFCLPLTPHPRAPHESPALHRHMDTSLMDVDVQPTYVKVSVKGKIFQLVLPAEVKPDSSIAQRSQTTGHLLLHMPRAQGEIKATKAARPSKDGRHLHCSLSDKRRPVQGVPRLSSRVTCNSLQHAHDPREDKRYGKWIDGKTNPWATGTFCYKEIKEAFRSREAGSGRQRNRGHR comes from the exons ATGGTTTACA TCACAGAAGATCTGATCCGGCGTCGCGCCGAGCACAACGAGTGTGAGATCTTCTCCCTGGAGGAGGTCTCCCTGCACCAACAGGATATTGAGAGGATTGAGCACATCGAGCGTTGGTGCAGGGACCTGAAGATCCTCTACTTGCAGAACAACCTCATACCCCGGATCG AGAACGTAGGCCGCCTCAAGAAGCTGGAGTACTTGAACCTGGCCTTGAACAACATACTAGTCATTGAAAACCTGGAAG GCTGCGAGAATCTCCAAAAGTTGGACCTGACTGTCAACTTCGTGGGGCGTTTGAGCAGCGTGGAGACCCTGAAACAAAACATCCACTTGTCTCAACTCTTCTTGGTGGGGAACCCCTGCACGCTCTTTGAAGGATACCGGAAATACGTCGTAGCGACACTACCGCAACTCAAG TGTCTCGACGGCACGGCGATAACGCGGTCGGAGGTCATCGCAGCCAATCAGGGCCTGGAGGAGCTGAAGAGGCGTGTTATGGAGCAGGAGGACCAATACCTGAGGAAGAACGCCCAgcagaaggaagaggaggaggccaaCAGGAAGCAGGCTGCAGATCGGGCAGGAAGTCGGGACGG TGCTTCTGACTCAGAGGAGAAGCAGGAGGAGGCGACAGAGTCGGATGAAGAGCGACGGGAGAAGGAATTTTGGCACACACCGTGTCCCTTTACCCCGGAATCGCGCCTGGAGGCTCACCGGCACCTGGAGGCCAAAAGAATGGCCAAGGAGAA AGGTAACGAAAGGAAAGTGAAGCCCCCGAGAACCCTGATAACTGCTGATGGACGAGTCCTGAATGTCAATGAGCCCAAGTATGACTAtat ACTGGACTTCTCTCTGACGGAAGATGACAACAACAGCAGGATTGTCTTAGACTTGGCAGTGTACAG AGGTGAAAAATTTTGTCTCCCTTTGACACCCCACCCCCGTGCCCCCCACGAATCCCCTGCCCTCCACAGGCACATGGACACCTCCTTGATGGACGTGGACGTGCAGCCAACATACGTCAAAGTCTCCGTCAAAGGAAAA ATATTTCAGCTGGTTCTGCCGGCTGAGGTCAAGCCCGACAGCTCGATAGCTCAGAGGTCTCAGACCACGGGACACTTGTTGCTCCACATGCCCAGG GCTCAAGGTGAAATCAAGGCGACAAAAGCTGCACGTCCGTCCAAAGATGGCCGCCACCTCCACTGCAGCTTGTCTGACAAGAG gcgaccagttcagggtgtaccccgcctctcgtccagagtcaCCTGCAATagcctccagcatgcccacgaccctcgtgaggataagcgatacggaaaatggatagatggaaagacaAACCcatgggccacaggaaccttttgctacaAGGAAATCAAA GAAGCATTCCGTTCCAGAGAGGCTGGAAGTGGACGCCAGCGGAACCGTGGACATCGCTAA
- the dnaaf11 gene encoding dynein axonemal assembly factor 11 isoform X8 codes for MVYITEDLIRRRAEHNECEIFSLEEVSLHQQDIERIEHIERWCRDLKILYLQNNLIPRIENVGRLKKLEYLNLALNNILVIENLEGCENLQKLDLTVNFVGRLSSVETLKQNIHLSQLFLVGNPCTLFEGYRKYVVATLPQLKGVVRLSPEVSWDRLQRTTTLNRMSGIENGWMDKCLDGTAITRSEVIAANQGLEELKRRVMEQEDQYLRKNAQQKEEEEANRKQAADRAGSRDGASDSEEKQEEATESDEERREKEFWHTPCPFTPESRLEAHRHLEAKRMAKEKGNERKVKPPRTLITADGRVLNVNEPKYDYILDFSLTEDDNNSRIVLDLAVYRGEKFCLPLTPHPRAPHESPALHRHMDTSLMDVDVQPTYVKVSVKGKAQGEIKATKAARPSKDGRHLHCSLSDKRKHSVPERLEVDASGTVDIANIVTRHHTIEGPLETSLWNPTTATPLKHVPSEGFVDDPDVPPLI; via the exons ATGGTTTACA TCACAGAAGATCTGATCCGGCGTCGCGCCGAGCACAACGAGTGTGAGATCTTCTCCCTGGAGGAGGTCTCCCTGCACCAACAGGATATTGAGAGGATTGAGCACATCGAGCGTTGGTGCAGGGACCTGAAGATCCTCTACTTGCAGAACAACCTCATACCCCGGATCG AGAACGTAGGCCGCCTCAAGAAGCTGGAGTACTTGAACCTGGCCTTGAACAACATACTAGTCATTGAAAACCTGGAAG GCTGCGAGAATCTCCAAAAGTTGGACCTGACTGTCAACTTCGTGGGGCGTTTGAGCAGCGTGGAGACCCTGAAACAAAACATCCACTTGTCTCAACTCTTCTTGGTGGGGAACCCCTGCACGCTCTTTGAAGGATACCGGAAATACGTCGTAGCGACACTACCGCAACTCAAG ggtgtagtccgcctttcgcccgaagtcagctgggataggctccagcgcaccacgaccctgaacaggatgagcggcattgagaatggatggatggacaag TGTCTCGACGGCACGGCGATAACGCGGTCGGAGGTCATCGCAGCCAATCAGGGCCTGGAGGAGCTGAAGAGGCGTGTTATGGAGCAGGAGGACCAATACCTGAGGAAGAACGCCCAgcagaaggaagaggaggaggccaaCAGGAAGCAGGCTGCAGATCGGGCAGGAAGTCGGGACGG TGCTTCTGACTCAGAGGAGAAGCAGGAGGAGGCGACAGAGTCGGATGAAGAGCGACGGGAGAAGGAATTTTGGCACACACCGTGTCCCTTTACCCCGGAATCGCGCCTGGAGGCTCACCGGCACCTGGAGGCCAAAAGAATGGCCAAGGAGAA AGGTAACGAAAGGAAAGTGAAGCCCCCGAGAACCCTGATAACTGCTGATGGACGAGTCCTGAATGTCAATGAGCCCAAGTATGACTAtat ACTGGACTTCTCTCTGACGGAAGATGACAACAACAGCAGGATTGTCTTAGACTTGGCAGTGTACAG AGGTGAAAAATTTTGTCTCCCTTTGACACCCCACCCCCGTGCCCCCCACGAATCCCCTGCCCTCCACAGGCACATGGACACCTCCTTGATGGACGTGGACGTGCAGCCAACATACGTCAAAGTCTCCGTCAAAGGAAAA GCTCAAGGTGAAATCAAGGCGACAAAAGCTGCACGTCCGTCCAAAGATGGCCGCCACCTCCACTGCAGCTTGTCTGACAAGAG GAAGCATTCCGTTCCAGAGAGGCTGGAAGTGGACGCCAGCGGAACCGTGGACATCGCTAACATCGTGACACGCCACCACACCATTGAAGGGCCGCTGGAAACTTCTCTCTGGAATCCGACCACCGCCACGCCTCTCAAGCACGTACCCTCGGAAGGATTCGTGGATGACCCCGACGTCCCGCCTCTCATTTAA
- the dnaaf11 gene encoding dynein axonemal assembly factor 11 isoform X3, translating to MVYITEDLIRRRAEHNECEIFSLEEVSLHQQDIERIEHIERWCRDLKILYLQNNLIPRIENVGRLKKLEYLNLALNNILVIENLEGCENLQKLDLTVNFVGRLSSVETLKQNIHLSQLFLVGNPCTLFEGYRKYVVATLPQLKGVVRLSPEVSWDRLQRTTTLNRMSGIENGWMDKCLDGTAITRSEVIAANQGLEELKRRVMEQEDQYLRKNAQQKEEEEANRKQAADRAGSRDGASDSEEKQEEATESDEERREKEFWHTPCPFTPESRLEAHRHLEAKRMAKEKGNERKVKPPRTLITADGRVLNVNEPKYDYILDFSLTEDDNNSRIVLDLAVYRGEKFCLPLTPHPRAPHESPALHRHMDTSLMDVDVQPTYVKVSVKGKIFQLVLPAEVKPDSSIAQRSQTTGHLLLHMPRAQGEIKATKAARPSKDGRHLHCSLSDKRKHSVPERLEVDASGTVDIANIVTRHHTIEGPLETSLWNPTTATPLKHVPSEGFVDDPDVPPLI from the exons ATGGTTTACA TCACAGAAGATCTGATCCGGCGTCGCGCCGAGCACAACGAGTGTGAGATCTTCTCCCTGGAGGAGGTCTCCCTGCACCAACAGGATATTGAGAGGATTGAGCACATCGAGCGTTGGTGCAGGGACCTGAAGATCCTCTACTTGCAGAACAACCTCATACCCCGGATCG AGAACGTAGGCCGCCTCAAGAAGCTGGAGTACTTGAACCTGGCCTTGAACAACATACTAGTCATTGAAAACCTGGAAG GCTGCGAGAATCTCCAAAAGTTGGACCTGACTGTCAACTTCGTGGGGCGTTTGAGCAGCGTGGAGACCCTGAAACAAAACATCCACTTGTCTCAACTCTTCTTGGTGGGGAACCCCTGCACGCTCTTTGAAGGATACCGGAAATACGTCGTAGCGACACTACCGCAACTCAAG ggtgtagtccgcctttcgcccgaagtcagctgggataggctccagcgcaccacgaccctgaacaggatgagcggcattgagaatggatggatggacaag TGTCTCGACGGCACGGCGATAACGCGGTCGGAGGTCATCGCAGCCAATCAGGGCCTGGAGGAGCTGAAGAGGCGTGTTATGGAGCAGGAGGACCAATACCTGAGGAAGAACGCCCAgcagaaggaagaggaggaggccaaCAGGAAGCAGGCTGCAGATCGGGCAGGAAGTCGGGACGG TGCTTCTGACTCAGAGGAGAAGCAGGAGGAGGCGACAGAGTCGGATGAAGAGCGACGGGAGAAGGAATTTTGGCACACACCGTGTCCCTTTACCCCGGAATCGCGCCTGGAGGCTCACCGGCACCTGGAGGCCAAAAGAATGGCCAAGGAGAA AGGTAACGAAAGGAAAGTGAAGCCCCCGAGAACCCTGATAACTGCTGATGGACGAGTCCTGAATGTCAATGAGCCCAAGTATGACTAtat ACTGGACTTCTCTCTGACGGAAGATGACAACAACAGCAGGATTGTCTTAGACTTGGCAGTGTACAG AGGTGAAAAATTTTGTCTCCCTTTGACACCCCACCCCCGTGCCCCCCACGAATCCCCTGCCCTCCACAGGCACATGGACACCTCCTTGATGGACGTGGACGTGCAGCCAACATACGTCAAAGTCTCCGTCAAAGGAAAA ATATTTCAGCTGGTTCTGCCGGCTGAGGTCAAGCCCGACAGCTCGATAGCTCAGAGGTCTCAGACCACGGGACACTTGTTGCTCCACATGCCCAGG GCTCAAGGTGAAATCAAGGCGACAAAAGCTGCACGTCCGTCCAAAGATGGCCGCCACCTCCACTGCAGCTTGTCTGACAAGAG GAAGCATTCCGTTCCAGAGAGGCTGGAAGTGGACGCCAGCGGAACCGTGGACATCGCTAACATCGTGACACGCCACCACACCATTGAAGGGCCGCTGGAAACTTCTCTCTGGAATCCGACCACCGCCACGCCTCTCAAGCACGTACCCTCGGAAGGATTCGTGGATGACCCCGACGTCCCGCCTCTCATTTAA